A window of the Lolium perenne isolate Kyuss_39 chromosome 7, Kyuss_2.0, whole genome shotgun sequence genome harbors these coding sequences:
- the LOC127326270 gene encoding phosphopantothenate--cysteine ligase 2 has protein sequence MDPTSAAARRSSEDEAAAFFRAAPPLRERDAVAATLAGFVARHSRSAGTGGGPAGVVCVTSGGTTVPLEQRCVRYIDNFSSGQRGAASTEYFLKAGYAVIFIHRRGSKQPYCRFLPEDSFLDLFELGEESEIQVPESNTTVVKTAISSYRKAIDEGLLLKLPFTTIFEYLQLLQLVSTSMNCLGHHGMFYLAAAVSDFYVPWESMAKHKIESAGGPLNMQLNQVPKMLFILRNHWAPSAFCVSFKLETDPDILLQKAEMALRKYGMNVVVANELANYKDVVVMVTSSGKTTVSRRSKADDLEEQLIVLLVKMHSDHITQPNPDQET, from the exons ATGGATCCGACCAGCGCCGCGGCTCGCCGGAGCTCAGAGGACGAGGCGGCGGCCTTcttccgcgccgcgccgcccctcCGCGAAcgcgacgccgtcgccgccaccctcgccggCTTCGTCGCCCGCCACTCCCGCTCCGCAG GGACCGGAGGAGGGCCCGCGGGGGTGGTCTGCGTCACCTCCGGCGGCACCACGGTGCCCCTGGAGCAGCGGTGCGTGCGCTACATCGACAACTTCAGCTCCGGCCAGCGAGGGGCCGCGTCCACCGA GTATTTTCTCAAGGCTGGTTACGCCGTCATCTTCATCCATCGCCG TGGGAGCAAGCAGCCTTACTGTAGATTTCTTCCAGAGGATTCGTTTCTTGATCTCTTTGAGCTTGGTGAAGAATCAGAGATCCAAG TCCCAGAATCTAATACCACGGTGGTCAAGACAGCGATTAGCAGCTATCGCAAG GCAATTGATGAAGGTCTACTTCTGAAACTTCCTTTCACTACAATTTTTGAGTACCTTCAG CTACTGCAATTGGTATCAACTTCCATGAATTGCTTGGGACACCACGGAATGTTTTATCTTGCTGCTGCAGTTTCTGACTTCTACGTTCCATGGGAGAGCATG GCTAAACATAAAATCGAGTCAGCAGGTGGCCCTTTGAACATGCAACTCAATCAAGTTCCTAAGATGCTTTTCATCCTCAGGAACCATTGGGCTCCTTCAGCATTTTGTGTATCCTTCAAG CTTGAGACAGATCCGGACATCCTTCTGCAGAAGGCAGAGATGGCCTTGAGAAAGTACGGTATGAATGTCGTGGTGGCAAACGAGCTAGCGAACTACAAAGACGTGGTTGTCATGGTCACAAGTAGCGGGAAGACAACTGTTAGCAGGCGCAGCAAGGCAGATGACCTTGAGGAACAGCTCATCGTTCTCCTGGTAAAGATGCACTCGGATCACATTACGCAGCCCAATCCAGACCAAGAAACATGA